The following are encoded together in the Arcticibacterium luteifluviistationis genome:
- a CDS encoding monovalent cation:proton antiporter-2 (CPA2) family protein, with the protein MTGSILFQAIVFLAGAIICVSIAKRLGLSSVIGYLLAGVLIGPYVLGFIGGEGDDILHFAEFGVVMMLFLIGLEIEPKNFWNMRKTIVGMGSLQVIGTMALSYVLFTLLGFDWKVSLVISMAVALSSTAIALQTIKEKGLMDTTFGNSSFSILLFQDIIVIFMLGALPLLSNAAAPSSAENHNEHVNLLDNLPIGFQTLAIILSVVVIVFAGKYLIVPMLRKVAKTGVRELLIAAAFLIVFAISFLMEYVGLSPALGAFLGGVVLSNSEFKHELESTLEPFKNLLLGLFFMAVGASINFIVIAKSPFTIGGILLAIIAIKALVLFITGSIFKLKLDQKLLLTFGLAQIGEFAFVLLSFAFSLNILEQDQMDLMLVITALTMSLTPIIGLINERFILPKFGTKESIKRPMDHVAKSQKIILVGFGHFGSTVGRFLRSYGVEATILDQDSNRVDFLRKMGFEVYYGDATRLDLLESAGIADAKMLICTVDNPSITKQVTKLVKEHYPHVELMVRAKNRYEAYDLLNLGIENIYRETLDTSLSLAKDVLSKMGFRKYTLNKQVQNFIKYDEDSLRRLAKESKRDDNYIFKARKEMEEQEKLLSQDFKRGIVEYDNHWDSEQIRKALEKQSNT; encoded by the coding sequence ATGACAGGAAGTATACTTTTTCAGGCCATCGTTTTTTTAGCAGGAGCCATTATTTGTGTTTCTATTGCAAAGCGTTTAGGCTTAAGTTCAGTCATTGGCTATTTGCTAGCAGGTGTTTTAATAGGCCCTTATGTCCTTGGCTTTATTGGGGGAGAAGGTGATGACATTCTTCATTTTGCAGAATTTGGAGTGGTAATGATGCTGTTTTTAATTGGTCTGGAGATTGAGCCTAAAAACTTCTGGAACATGCGGAAAACCATTGTAGGCATGGGAAGCTTGCAAGTAATAGGAACCATGGCTCTATCCTATGTTCTGTTTACCTTATTGGGCTTTGACTGGAAAGTGTCGCTGGTTATTTCCATGGCTGTGGCCTTATCATCTACCGCCATTGCTTTACAAACCATAAAGGAAAAAGGCTTGATGGATACCACATTCGGTAATTCATCCTTCTCCATTTTATTGTTCCAAGATATTATTGTGATTTTTATGCTTGGAGCATTGCCTTTACTCTCCAATGCGGCAGCACCATCTTCCGCAGAAAATCATAACGAACACGTTAATTTGTTAGACAACCTCCCTATAGGTTTTCAAACATTAGCTATTATTTTATCTGTCGTTGTAATTGTTTTTGCGGGTAAATACTTGATAGTGCCCATGTTAAGAAAAGTGGCAAAAACTGGTGTAAGAGAACTATTAATAGCCGCGGCCTTTTTAATTGTGTTTGCTATTTCATTTTTAATGGAATATGTAGGTTTAAGCCCTGCCCTAGGTGCCTTTTTAGGTGGCGTAGTACTATCAAACAGTGAGTTTAAACACGAACTAGAAAGCACATTAGAACCTTTCAAAAACTTACTGCTCGGTTTGTTTTTCATGGCTGTGGGTGCCTCCATAAACTTTATAGTAATTGCAAAAAGCCCCTTTACAATTGGCGGAATTTTACTTGCCATAATTGCCATAAAAGCTCTAGTATTATTTATTACTGGGTCTATTTTCAAACTAAAACTCGACCAAAAACTATTGCTAACATTTGGCTTAGCACAAATTGGAGAATTTGCTTTTGTACTCCTTTCGTTTGCCTTTAGTTTAAACATTTTAGAACAAGACCAAATGGATTTGATGCTGGTAATCACAGCACTTACCATGTCGCTCACACCCATAATAGGTTTAATTAACGAGCGATTTATTCTTCCAAAATTTGGAACAAAGGAGTCTATTAAAAGACCGATGGACCATGTAGCCAAATCACAAAAGATAATACTGGTAGGCTTTGGTCATTTTGGTAGCACAGTTGGGCGATTTCTAAGGTCTTATGGTGTAGAAGCTACCATATTAGACCAAGATTCCAATCGCGTTGATTTCCTGCGTAAAATGGGTTTTGAGGTGTATTATGGAGATGCTACACGCTTAGACTTGCTAGAATCTGCTGGAATTGCTGATGCAAAAATGTTGATTTGCACCGTAGATAATCCTTCCATTACCAAGCAAGTAACCAAGCTCGTAAAAGAGCATTATCCACATGTAGAACTTATGGTTCGTGCCAAAAACAGGTATGAAGCATACGATTTATTGAACTTAGGAATCGAGAACATTTACCGCGAAACATTAGACACTTCCCTATCGCTAGCTAAAGATGTTTTAAGCAAAATGGGTTTCAGGAAATATACATTGAACAAACAAGTCCAAAATTTCATAAAATACGATGAAGACAGCTTGCGACGATTAGCCAAAGAATCTAAACGTGATGATAACTACATTTTCAAAGCTAGAAAAGAGATGGAAGAGCAAGAAAAGCTACTGAGTCAAGATTTCAAAAGGGGTATTGTAGAATATGACAATCACTGGGATAGTGAACAAATTAGAAAGGCTTTAGAAAAGCAAAGCAATACCTAA
- the kefF gene encoding glutathione-regulated potassium-efflux system oxidoreductase KefF: MKKILVLFSHPKFEKSRANNILVDQIKDKEGVTFHDLYEAYPDFHIDVDAEKELLNKHDIIIWHHPFYWYSCPPLMKQWIDMVLEFDWAYGPNGVALKGKTCLNVITTGGSRELYCSQGTNSFSVNEFLRPFEQTANLCGMTYFPPFAIMGTHLLSDAALEEHAIQYSNLIDLLKNEITLSKFNGCAFLNDIPQLKTL, translated from the coding sequence ATGAAAAAAATATTAGTTCTGTTTTCACATCCTAAGTTTGAAAAATCGCGTGCGAATAATATCCTCGTAGACCAGATTAAAGATAAAGAAGGAGTAACTTTTCATGACCTATATGAGGCTTATCCTGATTTTCATATTGATGTTGATGCCGAAAAAGAACTACTAAATAAGCACGACATCATTATTTGGCATCATCCGTTCTATTGGTACAGCTGTCCGCCTTTAATGAAACAGTGGATAGATATGGTACTGGAATTTGATTGGGCTTACGGCCCAAATGGAGTTGCACTTAAAGGTAAAACCTGTTTAAATGTAATAACCACTGGAGGTTCCAGGGAGCTTTATTGTTCACAAGGAACCAATAGTTTTTCGGTCAATGAGTTCTTAAGACCATTTGAGCAAACTGCTAATCTCTGCGGAATGACCTATTTCCCGCCTTTTGCCATCATGGGAACTCATCTTTTGAGCGATGCAGCATTAGAAGAACATGCTATTCAATATTCCAATTTGATAGATTTACTTAAAAATGAAATAACCTTAAGCAAGTTTAATGGCTGTGCATTTTTAAACGACATTCCACAATTAAAAACGCTTTAA
- the gdhA gene encoding NADP-specific glutamate dehydrogenase, with protein sequence MSESKIVAFMEYVEALNSNEPEFLQAVHEVAEVIIPFIENNPKYQGKKLLERMIEPERTIMFRVPWMDDKGEIHVNRGIRVEMNSAIGPYKGGLRFHPTVNLSVLKFLGFEQVLKNSLTTLPMGGGKGGSNFNPKGKSDAEVMKFCQSFMGELFRHIGANTDIPAGDIGVGGREIGYMFGMYKKLRNEFTGVLTGKGIAYGGSLMRPEATGYGTVYFAQNMLNTRNYSFEGKTVLISGSGNVAQYAAEKATELGAKVITMSDSSGTIYDEDGIDEEKLAFIMDLKNVKRGRIEEYAKEYPKAKFLENTRPWNIKGAIALPCATQNELNETDAKNLVSNGCICVSEGANMPSTPDAVAVFQKKKILYAVGKASNAGGVAVSGLEMSQNTLGYNWKREEVDAKLREIMDDIHASCVKYGKEEDGYIDYSKGANIAGFVKVADAMLEQGIV encoded by the coding sequence ATGTCAGAATCTAAAATTGTAGCTTTTATGGAATATGTGGAGGCTTTAAACTCCAATGAACCTGAGTTTTTACAAGCCGTACATGAAGTTGCAGAAGTTATCATTCCATTTATTGAGAATAATCCTAAGTATCAAGGGAAGAAGTTATTAGAAAGAATGATTGAGCCAGAGCGTACCATTATGTTTAGGGTGCCATGGATGGATGATAAAGGAGAAATACATGTAAATAGAGGAATTAGGGTAGAAATGAATTCCGCAATTGGACCATATAAAGGTGGTTTAAGGTTTCACCCAACAGTCAACCTTAGTGTTTTGAAGTTTTTGGGTTTTGAGCAGGTATTAAAAAACTCGCTGACCACGCTACCAATGGGTGGAGGTAAAGGAGGTTCTAACTTTAACCCGAAAGGCAAATCAGATGCTGAAGTTATGAAGTTTTGTCAATCTTTTATGGGAGAATTGTTTAGGCATATAGGAGCAAACACAGATATTCCTGCAGGAGATATAGGCGTTGGAGGTAGAGAAATTGGCTATATGTTTGGAATGTATAAAAAGCTAAGAAACGAATTTACAGGAGTATTAACAGGTAAAGGGATTGCTTATGGTGGCTCACTAATGAGGCCAGAGGCTACAGGCTACGGTACTGTTTATTTTGCTCAAAACATGTTGAATACTCGTAATTACAGTTTTGAAGGTAAAACGGTTTTGATTTCAGGCTCTGGAAATGTAGCTCAGTATGCCGCCGAAAAAGCAACAGAGCTAGGAGCCAAGGTGATAACGATGTCTGATTCTTCAGGAACTATATATGATGAGGATGGCATAGATGAAGAGAAATTAGCTTTTATCATGGACTTGAAGAATGTAAAACGTGGCCGTATAGAGGAATATGCGAAGGAATACCCAAAGGCAAAGTTTCTCGAAAACACACGACCATGGAATATAAAAGGAGCAATAGCACTCCCTTGTGCTACACAAAATGAATTGAACGAGACAGATGCTAAAAACTTAGTAAGTAATGGATGCATTTGTGTGAGTGAGGGGGCTAATATGCCAAGTACTCCTGATGCTGTAGCAGTATTTCAAAAGAAAAAAATACTGTATGCCGTAGGGAAAGCTTCAAATGCCGGAGGAGTGGCAGTCTCAGGTTTAGAGATGTCGCAGAATACCTTGGGCTATAACTGGAAAAGGGAAGAGGTGGATGCCAAACTAAGAGAGATTATGGATGACATTCATGCGTCTTGTGTGAAATATGGCAAAGAAGAAGATGGTTATATTGACTATTCAAAAGGTGCAAATATTGCTGGATTTGTAAAAGTGGCTGATGCCATGCTAGAGCAAGGAATAGTTTAG
- a CDS encoding class I SAM-dependent methyltransferase, translated as MKKAEIQGQLWGKSPNGWAEVQEPLHKPLWEAMLNATNVGPGMVLLDVGCGSGGSSILASERGAEVHGIDVAEALLSFAILRVPKGVFKVADIENLPYEDDTFDVIFAANSLQYSENRVAALHELKRVCKPNGQIIAGLFGEPDKVDYRVVFKAVRDTMPEPPKGGGPFELSVSNKLASLFAEAGLTNIASGEVNCPFEYANFETFWYGNVSAGPFQSMLQLVSENELKSAVKEAVNPFRLEDGRILIPQNIFKYVYANI; from the coding sequence ATGAAAAAAGCAGAAATACAAGGGCAACTCTGGGGCAAGTCACCCAATGGCTGGGCAGAGGTTCAGGAACCATTACACAAACCTTTATGGGAAGCCATGCTAAATGCCACTAACGTTGGCCCTGGCATGGTTTTACTAGATGTAGGCTGTGGCTCTGGTGGCTCCAGTATACTAGCAAGTGAACGAGGTGCTGAGGTTCATGGAATTGATGTAGCCGAAGCCTTACTTTCCTTTGCTATCCTGCGGGTTCCAAAAGGCGTTTTCAAAGTTGCGGATATAGAAAACCTTCCCTATGAAGATGACACGTTTGATGTAATTTTTGCGGCAAATTCTTTACAGTATTCCGAAAATAGGGTAGCGGCATTACACGAACTTAAAAGAGTGTGTAAACCCAATGGACAAATCATTGCAGGGCTTTTTGGCGAACCAGACAAAGTAGATTATCGTGTTGTTTTTAAAGCCGTTCGAGACACCATGCCTGAGCCACCCAAGGGAGGAGGTCCATTTGAGCTTTCAGTTTCAAATAAGTTAGCATCTCTTTTTGCGGAAGCAGGCCTGACTAATATAGCATCTGGAGAAGTCAATTGCCCTTTTGAATATGCCAATTTTGAAACTTTTTGGTATGGAAACGTTTCGGCTGGGCCATTTCAAAGCATGTTACAGCTGGTAAGCGAAAACGAATTAAAGTCGGCAGTTAAAGAAGCTGTCAATCCTTTCCGTCTTGAAGACGGACGCATTCTTATTCCTCAGAATATCTTTAAATATGTATATGCCAATATTTAA
- a CDS encoding VOC family protein: MKKTILCAALILSLGIIGSYGQNKSQSEKQQIDSNVTQTTNEMKSHISIFEIPATEISRAINFYQEILDLNIEKIDMPEMQMGIFPYEGQMVTGVIIQGEGYKPSADGVTIYLNGGDNLQVIIEKVEKNGGKIIVPKTLHADESGYFGIFLDSEGNKIGLHSPN, translated from the coding sequence ATGAAAAAGACAATACTATGTGCTGCCTTAATACTCTCCTTAGGTATTATTGGCAGCTACGGTCAAAATAAATCTCAGTCCGAAAAGCAACAGATTGATTCTAACGTAACACAAACAACAAACGAAATGAAAAGTCATATTTCAATATTTGAAATTCCAGCAACAGAAATTTCACGAGCCATTAATTTTTACCAAGAAATTTTGGACCTTAACATTGAGAAAATAGATATGCCCGAAATGCAAATGGGAATATTCCCATACGAAGGGCAAATGGTTACGGGAGTTATTATCCAAGGAGAAGGCTACAAACCTTCGGCTGATGGAGTTACCATATACCTAAATGGTGGCGATAACCTTCAAGTCATTATTGAGAAAGTGGAGAAAAATGGTGGAAAAATCATTGTGCCAAAAACACTACACGCAGACGAAAGTGGATATTTTGGAATATTCCTTGACTCAGAAGGCAATAAAATTGGCTTGCATTCTCCAAACTAA